The Gemmatimonas sp. UBA7669 nucleotide sequence TCGACCACCGCACCGGCGTACTTCGAGGAGGCGCTGTTGCCTGGCGACTACGACGGCATCATCTGGTTCCGATCAACCAGCGCCAGCGCACTCCTTCCGTTTCAGTAGGACCCGGCGCTTCCGGTGTGCGTGGAGGTGCTGGTCAGCAGCGCCTCCATGCGCAGCTCGGTTTCGCCCACACTCGACGTGGCGTCGAACAGCACACGACCGTCGCGATCGAGCACGTACAACTGCGGCGTCCCCCAGTTGCCAAAGGCTCTGTAGGCCTCGCGCTTGGCATCGAGGTAGACGGCGCCCGTGAATCCACCCTTGCGCAGTTCCCGTGTGAGGGTGGAGTCGGCGCTGGTTTGCTCGGCAATCAGCACCACGGGCACCTGCCGTGCCGCCAGCCTCCTGGACAGCAGCTCGAGATCGGGGAGCGCTTCCACGGCCGGACCGCACTGTGGTGACCAGAAGACCACCACCATCGGACGCCCGTTGGCCAGCGTCGAAAGCGCCGTCTCCCGTCCGTCGAGCGCTGTCACCACTGACGGCTCCACACGACGGCGGCGGGCGCGGCCCATGACCGTCTCGGCCATCTCCTGTCGGGTGCGCTGCAGGAGTGCCGCCCATTCGCTGGCCCCCACGTGGCGTGTCCCGAGCGAATCGAGACGCTTGACCTTTGCGGCTGCAGTTCGTGGGTCAATCACCAGACGCGCCCAGTGCGGCACGGCCAATGCCGTGTCTCCGGCCGCCAGCGCGGCGCTGGCCGTGACATCAAACACCTCCACGTTCCACCCCACGTCCGGCACCCGACGCAGGCGCGCCAGCGCTTCCGCGGCCCGCCCGCCCTGCGCGAGCACACGCCCCACTTCGGCCTCCACAATGGCGCGCTCTCCGGACAGGCGACGCAAGTAGTCGGCGCGCGTTTCATTCAGCTGCCGCTGCCGATCATCCGGTTGCGCCAACGTCGCCGTCAACGCGGTGAACTGCGCCAGTGCCGTGTCACGCAGGCCGGCCACGCGGGACAATTCCCGCGCCACCCAGCGCCGACGATAGAGCGTGGACTCGGCCGCGAGATATCGCGCCGTCCAGCGCTGCATGGCCTCCGCATGCTGCGCCGTGGTGCCAAGGAAGGCGTGCGCGACCTGCGCCACCTGCGCGCGTCGCTCAGGTGGCGTGTCATGCCACAGCACTTCAAGCGCCGCCACGGCCCCTGCGGAGTCCTTGGATGCCCAATGCGTGCGGAAGATGTCGATGGTGCGCTCCTGCACCGCAAAACCATCCTTCGGTGTGTCGCGCAGGAGGCGCACGCGCCATGCCGCCGTCAACACGGAATCCGGTGTTCCACGTGCATACCAGTACAGCTGACCAGCCTGCGCAGGCAGCGTGCCGGCAAGCATGCGCTCGGAGAATCTGTTGGCCTGCCGGGCATGCATGCGCAGCGTGCTGTCGTTCTCCAGACCCATCGCACGTTCATAGAACGCGAGGGAACTCCACGAGCGCACGGAGTCGGGATACAACTGCACCTTCTCGCGCGCCGTGGCGATACCCTCCTCCCAGCTGCGCCCCATCAGGTCATTCGTCCGCTGCTCCAGCGCATCCAGCAGCGGCCGTCCATCCGCGCCCGCGCGCATTACCTCCCAGGCCCGGCCACCAAAGTCATCCACGGCACTGGCCGCCGTATCCTCTACGGCCAGTGCCGCGAAGAGCACACTGTCCGGCAGCACGAACTCCGCCGTATAGCGATCGCCGCTCGTGCGTTTCAGGGTGGCGAGCTGCACCACAGGCACCCCCTCGTTGTAGCTGCCTTGGTGCACCGTGCGAATGCGCGCCCGCAGATGCAGCACGGCGGGTTTGCCCAGCAGACCCGCGCTGGTGTAGGTCACCCGCACGGTGTCACCACGCTTCGGCAACGCCGGCGACAGCTCCAGTGAACCGGCCACCATGCCGGCCTCCGCCACTGTGGGCTGACGCCAGAGACTCACCACACCAATGGCCGCCAGCACCGCGGCAGCGGCTCGCACGGACGAGCGGGCCCACCAGCGCGTGGTACGCGAGCGCGCAGGCGCATGCAACTCTTCGAGCGGTGCCTGTGGCAGGCGCTCGTCCTGATCCGGAGCCTCCACGGGAATCACGCTGCGCAGGCCGGCTGCACGCGACGCCAGGATGCGCGCCTTCAGACGATCGTGTGTCTCGCGTGAGGTTGCGTCGGGCGCACCGCGGTCAGCGAGCTGCCGGGACCAGGCCTGCAGGGCGGACACCGTGTCGGCGCAGGTGGCGCAGGCGCTCTGATGACGCAGCAGCATCGGATCGGCAATGCGACCGTGCTGAAAGAGCTCGTCTTCCCACGCAGCCAGCGAAGGATGCGCAAGATCGGCGGCGTCGGGCGCCTCGCGGGAGTCAGTCATGGAGCCGGTCCTCGGTGAGCACTCGCACCACGGGCATACCCGCGCTCTGCGGCAGCAGCCGCTCGAGCGCACGCGCCAGGCGAATGCGGGAATTGCCTTCGGAAATGCCGAGCGCCTGCGCGATCTCGGCGTGGGTGAGTCCCTCGCTGCGCAGCAGCACCACATCACGCAGCGCCTCCGGAAGCGCGGCAATGCGGCGATAGGCTTCGTCCACCTCGGGCGCCAGATCAGGCCGGTCGACGGCGGCCGCGCCGGCCACGTGCTCCGCGGCCTCTTCCCATGCGGATTCCCGGCGACGCGCGCCGGCCCGCCGACGCATGAGCGCAAGACGCATGGTGCAGGTCACCAGCCAGGACATGAAGCGTCCCGATTCGCGGTAGTGCCGCAGCGCTTCCGGCAGCCCCACGAACAGGTCGTGCACCACGTCCTCGGCGTCGGCATCATTGGCCATCGCGCGGCGCGCCACCAGCCGCAGGCGCCCCGACGTCAGGTCGTACAGGGCGCCCAAGGCCTCGGGGCTCCCGGCGCGAACCGCCGGCACCAGCGACGCGGCCCGCTGACTCAGCGGGTCGGTCGCCGAGTCGGACACGTCAGCGGGCAGAGAGGCAGAACGACCTCGGGATAGCGGACGAATGCGCAGCTCACAGAAGGGGACATGAGGCCAATGCCGCCCACAGCGCCGGCGTTACACGCCGATTTTCATCCCCAGTACAGGTACGCCATCACGATGGCCACGATCACACCCACGATGTCGGCAAAGAGCCCCATCGACACGGCGTGTCGGGTCTTCTTCACACCCACCGACCCGAAGTACAGCGCGAGAATGTAGAACGTCGTGTCGGTGGCGCCCTGGAAGGTGGCCGACAGGCGACCCGCAAAGGAATCCGCGCCGTAGGTCTTCATGGCGTCCACCATCATGCCCCGCGCGCCGCTGCCCGACAGCGGCTTCATGAGCGCGGTGGGCAACGCGGGAATGATGCGGTCGTCCACACCGAAGAGCGCCAGCACCTTGGCCAGGCCCTGCGTGAGCAGGTCCAGCGCACCCGACGCGCGAAACACACCAATGGCCACCAGCAGCGCCACGAGATACGGAATGATGCGAATGGCCACCTGAAAGCCTTCCTTGGCGCCTTCGATGAAGGCCTCGTAGGCGTTCACCTTCCGCACCAGCGCCATGATGAGGAAGCTGCAGATGACGCCAATGAGCGTGACATTCGCCACGGTGTTGGAGATGATCTGCACCTGTTCGCGTGGCATGCTGGAGAAGCCCCATACGATCGCGCTCACCAGCGCCGTGACGCCAACCAGCCAGCCCAGCAACACCGGGTCGAGCAGATTGATGCGCTGCACGAGCGCCACGCCAACGAGCGCGGCGAGGGTGGCGAAGTAGGTGGTGATGAGAATGGGAAGAAACACATCGGCCGGATTGGCCGCGCCCAGTTCGGCACGATACACCATGATGCTGATGGGAATGAGCGTCAGGCCCGAGGTGTTGAGCACCAGGAACATGATCTGCGCATTCGTGGCCGTGTCTTTCTCCGGATTGAGTGTCTGCAATTCATTCATGGCCTTGAGCCCGAGCGGCGTGGCCGCATTGTCGAGGCCCAGCATGTTGGCAGAGAAGTTCATGATGATGGACCCGAGCGCCGGATGATCGGGCGGCACCTCGGGAAAGAGCCGACGGAAGAACGGACTCACGATCTTGGCCACCACGCCAATGGCCCCGCCGGCCTCGCCCACCTTCATGAGGCCCAGCCACAGCGTGAGCACACCGGTCAGGCCAATGGAGATGTCGAATCCGGTCTTGGCCGAATCGAAGGTGGCCTGCGTCATGGCAGCAAACGCCGAGGCGTCGCCACCAAGGAGCTTGACCACGCCCACCAGCAGTGCGGTGAGAAAGAAGCCCAGCCAGATGTAGTTGAGTGTCATGGCAGGGTGCCCGTGAGCAGTTCCACCAGCACAGGCACGTGCATGGCCATGAGGTCTTCGTTGGCGATGACGGGATACTCGTAGGTAATGACCGGCACGCCGTTCTCGCTGCCCCAGGTGCCGAACGAACCCGGCGTGGGATAGCCCACGTCGCGCACCAGCGGCATGCCCGTGCGTGCCGCAAGTCGCTGCCCCAGCGCGCTGGCGTTGGCATCGTCGATGCAGGCCAGTGGCGCGTGCAGGGCAATCACCACCTCGGGCTTGAGCTCCCCAATCAATGCCAGCAGGGCCTGCGTTTCCGGTTCCGAGCCCGGCGCCGAGCCGGGGCTCAGTTGCACATCGCTGGGCAGATCGATGGTGGCTCGGCAGGTTACCGGTCCGGCGCGCCAGGTGCTCGTGGGGAAGTTGCGATTGAGGTCCACGCCGTTGGCATTGGCGCGTGTGCCACGAATGAGGCCGTCGGGGTTGGCGGCCAGCACCACCGCCGCGTGCTCCGGTGCCCCCTCCAGTTGACGCAGCGCCCGCGAGAGCGCCCAGGTGGTCTCCGGCTCTTCCCCGTGAATGGCCGCAAAGATGAGCAGCTCGCAGCGCCCCGTGGGCCGCCAGACCTCGAGCGGCAGACCGAGAACGGAACGACCATAGATGGTGGGCGGCACGGCGTGCGTGCCCCAGGCAGTGCGCGGACGAAGCGGCATGGGGGTGCGGCGGCGGGATGTGCAAACGGGGACCGCTGCAAGCTACATGGCGGCCCCGCGCCGCGCCGCCTCATGCCACGTCCATCACGCCTTAGGTATCACGCCAGACGTATCACGCCAGACGTATCACGCCTCGTCGGCGGTGGGACCATACGTGGACGCCACCGGCACCTCCAGCAATCGCAGGTACACGGTGAGCTGCCCGCGATGATGGATGAGGTGATGCAGCGTCATGTCGGCAAAGGCCGACTCCCGGTCGCGGCGAATGCGCACCGTGCCATTGACGGCCATCTCCCAGGTCCCGCGCGCGTCCTGATCGACATGCGTGGCCATGGCCTCGAGCGCCTGCGACACCGCCCCGTCGTAGGCGGCCAGCAGCGCGTCGCGCGATGCGGCGCGGAACGGGCGCCAGGTGGAGAGATCGATGTTGCTGCGATCCTCGCTGAACACCAAGCGGGCAAAGTGCAGACAGTCCACGAGGTGCGACGCCAGCTGACCCAGTGAGGACGACTTCTCGTGCGGCTTCCACGACCAGTGGTCATCGGGCAGGCGTTCGAGATGACGCCGCGTCTTCTCCGCTTCACTGCCCAACTGCGCGGCCAGAAACGCGGCGCGTGTCGTGTGGCTCATACGGCCGTCAGCACACGCGTCTCAAGACGCGCATAGCTGGCTTCCATGCCCACCGCCATGCCCGTATCCAGCATGGCCTTCCGTACCTCGGCGCTGGGCACGGTCATCGTCATCACCAGCCGCGTGCCACGGCCGTCTGCCTCGAAGCGCGT carries:
- a CDS encoding RNA polymerase sigma factor — translated: MSDSATDPLSQRAASLVPAVRAGSPEALGALYDLTSGRLRLVARRAMANDADAEDVVHDLFVGLPEALRHYRESGRFMSWLVTCTMRLALMRRRAGARRRESAWEEAAEHVAGAAAVDRPDLAPEVDEAYRRIAALPEALRDVVLLRSEGLTHAEIAQALGISEGNSRIRLARALERLLPQSAGMPVVRVLTEDRLHD
- a CDS encoding nucleoside recognition domain-containing protein; this translates as MTLNYIWLGFFLTALLVGVVKLLGGDASAFAAMTQATFDSAKTGFDISIGLTGVLTLWLGLMKVGEAGGAIGVVAKIVSPFFRRLFPEVPPDHPALGSIIMNFSANMLGLDNAATPLGLKAMNELQTLNPEKDTATNAQIMFLVLNTSGLTLIPISIMVYRAELGAANPADVFLPILITTYFATLAALVGVALVQRINLLDPVLLGWLVGVTALVSAIVWGFSSMPREQVQIISNTVANVTLIGVICSFLIMALVRKVNAYEAFIEGAKEGFQVAIRIIPYLVALLVAIGVFRASGALDLLTQGLAKVLALFGVDDRIIPALPTALMKPLSGSGARGMMVDAMKTYGADSFAGRLSATFQGATDTTFYILALYFGSVGVKKTRHAVSMGLFADIVGVIVAIVMAYLYWG
- the mpaA gene encoding murein tripeptide amidase MpaA, producing the protein MPLRPRTAWGTHAVPPTIYGRSVLGLPLEVWRPTGRCELLIFAAIHGEEPETTWALSRALRQLEGAPEHAAVVLAANPDGLIRGTRANANGVDLNRNFPTSTWRAGPVTCRATIDLPSDVQLSPGSAPGSEPETQALLALIGELKPEVVIALHAPLACIDDANASALGQRLAARTGMPLVRDVGYPTPGSFGTWGSENGVPVITYEYPVIANEDLMAMHVPVLVELLTGTLP
- a CDS encoding TlpA family protein disulfide reductase, yielding MTDSREAPDAADLAHPSLAAWEDELFQHGRIADPMLLRHQSACATCADTVSALQAWSRQLADRGAPDATSRETHDRLKARILASRAAGLRSVIPVEAPDQDERLPQAPLEELHAPARSRTTRWWARSSVRAAAAVLAAIGVVSLWRQPTVAEAGMVAGSLELSPALPKRGDTVRVTYTSAGLLGKPAVLHLRARIRTVHQGSYNEGVPVVQLATLKRTSGDRYTAEFVLPDSVLFAALAVEDTAASAVDDFGGRAWEVMRAGADGRPLLDALEQRTNDLMGRSWEEGIATAREKVQLYPDSVRSWSSLAFYERAMGLENDSTLRMHARQANRFSERMLAGTLPAQAGQLYWYARGTPDSVLTAAWRVRLLRDTPKDGFAVQERTIDIFRTHWASKDSAGAVAALEVLWHDTPPERRAQVAQVAHAFLGTTAQHAEAMQRWTARYLAAESTLYRRRWVARELSRVAGLRDTALAQFTALTATLAQPDDRQRQLNETRADYLRRLSGERAIVEAEVGRVLAQGGRAAEALARLRRVPDVGWNVEVFDVTASAALAAGDTALAVPHWARLVIDPRTAAAKVKRLDSLGTRHVGASEWAALLQRTRQEMAETVMGRARRRRVEPSVVTALDGRETALSTLANGRPMVVVFWSPQCGPAVEALPDLELLSRRLAARQVPVVLIAEQTSADSTLTRELRKGGFTGAVYLDAKREAYRAFGNWGTPQLYVLDRDGRVLFDATSSVGETELRMEALLTSTSTHTGSAGSY
- a CDS encoding DinB family protein codes for the protein MSHTTRAAFLAAQLGSEAEKTRRHLERLPDDHWSWKPHEKSSSLGQLASHLVDCLHFARLVFSEDRSNIDLSTWRPFRAASRDALLAAYDGAVSQALEAMATHVDQDARGTWEMAVNGTVRIRRDRESAFADMTLHHLIHHRGQLTVYLRLLEVPVASTYGPTADEA